A section of the Gemmatimonadales bacterium genome encodes:
- a CDS encoding DUF488 domain-containing protein produces the protein MWTIGHSTRTEAEFLALLAEHEIEAVADVRRYPGSRRLPQFGRDRLAAALDVHGLAYRWLPELGGRRRPAPDSASTAWRNAGFRGYADYLLTEPFADGLTELVSMAFGLRTAIMCAEALWWRCHRGLIADVLRWSGGDVWHILGPGTTALHPYTSAASIRRGRLSYASATPEPDRNP, from the coding sequence GTGTGGACCATCGGGCATTCGACCCGTACCGAGGCCGAGTTTCTCGCGCTGCTGGCCGAGCACGAGATCGAGGCGGTGGCCGATGTGCGGCGCTACCCCGGGTCGCGCCGGCTGCCGCAATTCGGGCGCGACCGGCTCGCCGCGGCCCTCGACGTGCACGGGCTGGCGTACCGGTGGCTCCCGGAGCTCGGCGGGCGCCGCCGCCCCGCGCCCGATTCCGCCAGCACCGCCTGGCGCAACGCCGGCTTTCGGGGATACGCTGACTACCTGCTGACGGAGCCCTTTGCCGACGGCCTCACCGAACTGGTAAGCATGGCCTTCGGGCTCCGGACCGCGATCATGTGCGCGGAGGCGCTCTGGTGGCGTTGCCACCGCGGCCTCATCGCCGATGTCCTCCGGTGGAGTGGGGGCGACGTCTGGCATATCCTGGGACCGGGGACTACCGCGCTGCACCCCTACACTTCGGCAGCCTCGATCCGCCGGGGCCGCCTGAGCTATGCCTCGGCGACGCCCGAGCCGGACAGGAATCCATGA